One Candidatus Bathyarchaeota archaeon DNA segment encodes these proteins:
- a CDS encoding RtcB family protein, translating into MGESESRPAPERVPIEKVNDYMWQIPKYKSAMHVPGVIFANQALLEKMQTDRTLWQCSNVAQLPGIYKHAVTLPDGHEGYGFPIGGVAATDAENGVISPGGVGYDINCGVRLLATNLSDKDIRPKLAPLSESIFRNVPSGLGSRRKDLTISNRDLEALAVEGVQWLIDRGFGWAEDAKHCEENGRMKNANPDKVSQTAKNRGLSQIGTLGSGNHFLEIQKVDKIFNPKTAKAFGLTHEGQVTVMIHCGSRGYGHQVCSDYLRVMEHAVQKYKISLPDRELACAPGNSQEARDYLEAMACAVNYAFCNRQAIMHWVRQSFQQVYGQDPEKFGLKLVYDVAHNIAKIETHDVGEGMQKKVMVHRKGATRAFPAGHPDVPEDYRSEGQPVLIPGSMGTSSWVLVGTQKAMDLSFGSTAHGAGRMMSRSAAKRQFWGGDIKSSLEKRGIAVRAASASVLAEEADPAYKNVDMVAEVSHQIGIATKVARLTPLAVVKG; encoded by the coding sequence TGTGGCAGATCCCCAAGTATAAATCCGCCATGCACGTTCCAGGCGTTATTTTTGCCAATCAGGCACTTTTAGAGAAAATGCAAACCGACCGCACACTGTGGCAATGCAGCAACGTCGCACAATTACCAGGCATCTACAAACATGCAGTTACGTTGCCTGATGGTCATGAAGGTTACGGTTTCCCCATCGGTGGAGTCGCAGCGACGGATGCAGAAAACGGTGTGATTAGTCCTGGCGGCGTCGGTTACGACATAAACTGTGGCGTTCGGCTTCTAGCAACTAATCTATCCGATAAAGATATCCGCCCCAAACTTGCCCCTCTATCCGAAAGCATCTTTCGCAACGTGCCCTCAGGGTTGGGCAGCAGACGTAAAGACCTAACCATATCCAACCGCGACCTAGAAGCCCTCGCCGTCGAAGGCGTCCAGTGGCTTATTGACCGTGGGTTTGGTTGGGCAGAGGACGCTAAACACTGCGAAGAAAACGGCCGCATGAAAAACGCCAACCCGGACAAGGTTTCGCAGACTGCTAAAAACCGTGGGCTTTCACAGATTGGCACGTTAGGATCAGGTAATCACTTCCTTGAAATTCAGAAAGTGGACAAAATCTTCAACCCTAAAACCGCTAAAGCTTTCGGGTTAACCCATGAAGGGCAAGTCACGGTTATGATTCACTGTGGTAGCCGTGGATACGGACACCAAGTCTGCAGCGACTACCTCCGCGTCATGGAGCACGCCGTCCAGAAATACAAAATCAGCCTCCCCGACCGCGAACTCGCCTGCGCTCCTGGTAACAGTCAAGAAGCCAGAGACTACCTTGAAGCCATGGCATGCGCAGTTAACTATGCCTTCTGCAACCGTCAAGCCATCATGCACTGGGTTCGCCAGAGCTTCCAGCAAGTGTACGGGCAAGACCCCGAGAAATTCGGCTTAAAACTCGTCTACGACGTAGCTCACAACATCGCCAAAATAGAAACCCACGATGTCGGCGAAGGAATGCAGAAAAAGGTGATGGTTCACCGCAAAGGTGCAACCCGCGCTTTCCCTGCAGGCCACCCCGACGTCCCCGAAGACTACCGCAGCGAAGGACAACCAGTTCTCATTCCGGGCAGCATGGGCACCAGTTCATGGGTGCTGGTTGGGACACAGAAAGCGATGGATTTGAGTTTTGGTTCAACAGCGCACGGTGCAGGTAGAATGATGAGTCGTTCAGCAGCTAAACGGCAATTCTGGGGTGGAGACATAAAAAGTAGCCTCGAAAAACGCGGCATTGCTGTCCGAGCGGCAAGTGCCTCAGTGTTAGCCGAGGAAGCCGACCCCGCCTACAAGAACGTGGATATGGTTGCGGAGGTCAGCCACCAAATCGGAATCGCAACCAAAGTTGCGCGGTTGACTCCTTTGGCTGTCGTCAAAGGCTAA
- a CDS encoding PHD finger domain-containing protein, with protein sequence MKDECGICGRVMRTTYMRQCQRCKKMFCRDCMTPDVATGDPMSMLCLHCARRIVSPRTVSKYAGLESHLKFRAAFTDLVTLKFARIDGLIGSNLPMAAYRDPLWWSNTSSSAHAKAWLDAGWEVQEVNLKEGTVTFKKVRTLPRKPKKKSLEITQPFTPVPVRPLRSSKKPSNTRVSKLYARIKNLERQRNMRQPIRGMKGKSQYQKRLFKE encoded by the coding sequence ATGAAGGATGAATGTGGCATATGCGGCAGAGTCATGCGCACCACCTACATGCGGCAGTGTCAACGCTGCAAGAAAATGTTCTGCCGCGACTGCATGACCCCAGATGTGGCGACAGGCGACCCTATGTCGATGCTATGCCTCCACTGTGCCCGACGCATCGTTTCCCCCAGAACCGTCAGCAAATACGCAGGTCTGGAAAGTCACCTCAAATTCCGAGCTGCATTCACGGATTTGGTTACGCTTAAGTTTGCACGCATCGACGGCTTAATCGGCAGCAACCTTCCGATGGCGGCTTACCGTGACCCGCTTTGGTGGAGTAACACTTCGTCGAGTGCGCATGCTAAGGCGTGGCTGGATGCGGGGTGGGAAGTGCAGGAAGTCAACCTCAAAGAGGGTACAGTGACTTTCAAAAAAGTCCGCACCTTGCCGCGTAAACCTAAAAAGAAAAGCCTCGAAATCACTCAGCCTTTCACTCCTGTTCCCGTGCGCCCTTTGCGGTCCTCAAAGAAACCCTCAAACACTAGAGTGTCAAAACTCTACGCTCGAATCAAAAACCTTGAACGCCAACGCAACATGCGCCAACCCATCAGGGGTATGAAGGGCAAGTCGCAGTATCAGAAGCGGCTTTTCAAGGAATAA